Sequence from the Rutidosis leptorrhynchoides isolate AG116_Rl617_1_P2 chromosome 3, CSIRO_AGI_Rlap_v1, whole genome shotgun sequence genome:
GAAGGTGATGTTAAGGCAACAAAAAGTGGTCAAAGAGAACAGACGTCGTAACCAAAACAAGCAACAATCCAGATGAGTTACAAGTCAAAGAAGCCTTTCAACAATCAACAGAGAGGAAAGTCTTCACAATGTGGTAGTAGTGGGAATCAAAGAGGTTGGTGTAATGCATGCAAATCATCTCATGTCGGTCTGTGTTCAAATTTGGCAAATAGATGCATGAGATATGGAACTTTAGGTCATGATGTCCTGTATTATTCATTCTGGGAGAATGTATGTTGGAATTGTCAGAAAGTGGAACATAGGTGAGCCAAGTGTCCAACAGCTAAGAGAGTGAGTTCCGGGGTAGGGTCGGAAGCCAGAACAATGTCAGTCGGAGGATCCTCTACTTCTTCAACGGGACAGAAACAAAAGAATCATCCACCACTTGAAGCAAGAGCCTTTCAAATGTCGGTTGATACTGCTACTGAAACCAACGATGCGATTACCAGTATATTTCTGATAAATTCTTCGCCGGCTAGTGTGTTATTTGATTGTGGAGTAAATCGCTCTTTTATGTCCGTTACATTATGTGATAAGTTGAAATTGCCTATCAACGTATTATCTGAACCCTTAAGAATAAAAGTGGGTGATGGTAGAATAGTTCCAGTCACAACCTCTGTATCTGGAGTAACCATTGAAATAGATGGGAATGAATTCCCCGTGACTTGTCTCGTTATGCCTATACCGAGCTTTGATGTCGTATTAGGCATGGATTGGTTAAGCCGCCATAAGGCAAGTATAAAATGTCATAAGAAATTAATATCTTTTCCTTTGACCGATGGGACACGTGCTGTGGCCCGAGGTAAACGGGGCGGGTTTAATTGTCTGTTAATTTCGATGATGAAAGCTAAGAAATCGTTAGCAAAGGGGTGTGATTCGTTTCTCACATATGTGGTCGATTCTATGAAAGAAAAGAAGACGATATCTGAAATCCTAGTAGTTTCTGACTTCCCAGGAGTCCTCCCAGATGAATTGTCGGGTTTGCCGCCAGTTAGAGAAGTAGAATATAAAATTGAATTGTTGCCGGGATCCACGTCAGTTGCTAAATCTCCGTACTGATTAGCTCCATCCGAGATTCGTGATATGATGTCACAAATTCAGGAATTTCTAGATCGTGGGTCCATccaaccgagttcttcaccgtggggtgctccagtGTTATTCGTTAAGAAGGAAAATGGAACGctctgcatgtgtatcgactattgTGAATTGAATAAGAAAACAGTGAAGAACAAATACccgctaccgagaattgatgatttatttgatcagctgcagggagCTTCATTATTTTCAACGATTGACCTACGCTCAGGGTATCATCAAGTTCAGGTTGCCGAATCAGATATCCCTAAGACTGATTTTTGTACGagatacggtcactatgaatttttggtTGTGCCATTTGAGTTACTAAATGCGCATGCTattttcatggatttaatgaatcgggTGTGTCGACAATTTCTTGATAAATTTGTAATAGTGTTTATTGAGGACATTTTGATTTATTCAAAAACAGAATCTGAGCATGCTACACATTTAAGACAAGTTTTAGAAATGTTGAAACGTGATAAATTATATgccaagttctctaagtgtgagttcTGGTTCCGAGaattcagtttttgggtcatgttatcTGCCAAGAGGGCATCAAAGTGGATCAATccaaaatagaagcggtaatgaattggattTCGCCAAAAACTCTGATGCGGTagtggagtggtataaaatactattaaatttttacaaggaaatactattaaatacgatacatttttacacaagatatttatttatttagagatcggatatacttaaaccttgctacaacacttataggcagtgtacctaatcgtacagtagtgtagtttttagtaagtccggttcgttccacagggaatcttttttaaacaaagctcaacgctatattaatttacttttataaaaatacaaacatatatataagtaatattattattataaaggggggtttttaccgtttaatgaccggtttgtcgattttaaaactttagtcgcagttaaaacctaatttaaaatattaaataaataaaagacttaatttaaagcgtaaaataaataacgataatgaaattgcaataaaagtgcgataaaataaaattgcgataattaaaaagtacgataattaaaagtgcgattaaataacaataaataaaagtgcgataattagaagtgcaattaaatataaaataaaggaaattaaatatgaaataaaagaattatgcttatttaaacttccgtaatcatgatgtttgacgtgttgattttagttttatgcccacgggttaattgtcctttgtcctggattatttaatatgtccgtctggtttttgtccataacagtccatcagtcataaatataaaatgcgagtgtcctcgtcaaattatccttatacccgaagttaaatattccaactaattggggacttaaactgtaacaagattttaatactttgtttaataattacaccaggatgtcgactgagtgtaacccaaggttttaatattttgttatcaattataccaagtgtccttgtacataatttcacccctgttttaattattctagtggctattaatccattcccgtgtccggttaaatgaacgattattcgtacatataaataccccgcccatcgtgtccgattgagtgtatatggtaatttatagggacgcccaattgtaaatctttatattaacattaacaaactatcatttagttaaacaaatataaagcccattaatagcccatagtctaatttccacaagtgtcgttcttttgtccaaaccccaattatggtacaaagcccaattacccaattttagtaattagcctagcatcatgattacttcgttttaaataagcataataataacttagctacgagacattaatgtaaaaaggttgaacataacttacaatgattaaaaatagcgtagcgttacacggacagaatttcgacttacacccttacaacatttgctaacatacccttattattagaattataattaaaattaaaattaaaatataaattataaatataaatatatcgtatgaatgaggagaaaaaagatgatgaaaatgatcagaattcggtttgctttatagggagtttcaaaactgggggctccgcgactcgcggcctttttggccttcaaactccgcgagttgcggagtttacttttacagctcagaggattttggctctttgtttaccgacggtttaaatataaatataatatattaaataattataagaattatttaaatattatattatatttatgtgcatagttgacttgtaatttttagtccgttgcgtcgagcgttaagagttgactctggtcccggttccggattttcgaacgtccttgcgtacaattttatattttgtactttgcgttttgaatcttgtactcttgtaatttcgagacgtttcttatcaataattggaacctctttgattgtcttttgtacttttgagctttttggttgtttgcgtcttcaattcgtcgaatctgtcttttgtcttcaccttttattatttaaacgaatatcacttgtaaatagaacaattgcaactaaaagcttgtctttcttgaggaataatgctatgaaatatatgttcgtttttagcattatcaaatattctcacacttgagcgttgcttgtcctcaagcaatatcgtcttgaaatactagaatcacttctttattcttcacactttgtacattagtgatttctatacggcggtataaacaatggtagtaacgatatggtttacagtcccacatgactataaaaatttagatccattaaggaaattggatctttatgaaaacatttgatcttttgaaaattaaatctagtttttaccctagataagttttccgggataaccctttaccggtgtttgcaaaatatttttgtgggtttggtgggtttcagatttgaaaattttagttcaaaacttatggttttgtgttacccacttgctaaccttgtatttggaaagcaacacgtccagttcacttgtcccgtatattacctttcggtaaactaccgtccggttgtaaaggaaagcgttgaacaagcaactgttaaggcaatgtcccctgacatgcttttaattatggtttataacgtgtcggacgtaattactatctttggtaggagcaatagtaaagctcacccttataatttttcggtatggcacaaggtcctgtctttgaccactatgcaaccaccgttcttacggttgacacccgatttagttcaggtgacctaatgaattccaggtgaattcctaggattttacgttcaatggtaatgaacgcattgaaaatagggttttcagaaaacaaatcggtttgtaattttgatcaaaatattttctcgttcaagctcaagtttagatatcattgaatttcatgagtttgaattctcaatctttaaggtcaatctctaggattgagtaatatcagtcttaaaagctgatttttaatctttaaggagattatcctttctggggatctgattcattagtcttatccagctaatttgcatggtgcccccccattgtacgagataaatccttctcatggttaggataaatctgaccacttggcgaccctgtttaatgctgaggtccgtggatttcctgctgattttagtgatgacttttctagatttttcgtcaacctacagctggtctggacgacaacttcatgacctaaatcaagaagcgcgtgtctttttcggaagactttacttccttttaatgatggaattgattcatcgtgtagatccatctcttcttttctttcatcagttaaaacagtttagtttagtccaaagcaatagtattttcagttatttgttacagatatatgtgacatatgtttaagataacttggtaaattttcccacacttggcttttattttcctttttatcgtcctctattccattttaaatgaattttaacattttagtttgtttctcaatttatgtcctttccgaggtaacaataatttcggtgttaaaacctagttttattgttcataaatatgtataaacatgattttgagttcatttaattgaaaattttgaaaaattttactagaattgggtagtcagtatataagactagggctgttctttattatcagagagcactagattctaatacaactactgctttactagtatttttaatggtaaccaagtgtataaagtaaaaaattttaaaatccgaaagaatttaaccccttcccacacttaagatcttgcaatgccctcatttgcaagaaatcagtaacaatttaaattattgagggtgatttgtgtgaaaatgattaaattttaccaaagtttccaaatatattggcgtttgtttgctgaatgataaatggtgcacatcatttgttcattccgtcttgttgttatttcacatatattttgcatcttgtcgtcaaaattagttgcttttgctgaacttaatgccagtctttgaaaatgcgttgttttaccctgttgtgtacataagataaactgcaaccatatatacatatttttgaagtttggtatattaccccacattcaaaaattattaaaatctaagaataaaagttagataattataaaaatgattacaatattaacaaaagtattaaacgtatcaataattacaaatcacaaaataaataaaactaagtatactagggatgatactggtaccaataggggttccaggcataaccataggtgctatagaatgcttcgacagggttatacgtaggatatggtggctgcatctctatagaccagggagggaagatgggtttcggtgtaggaatatagtttctacctatatgttggcaatgagctatgatttggttctgatgaacttgccaatcttcaaatgctctctgtctagcattttcgtattcctgagaagctataaacctttgcatttcttgcatctcattcccccctcctacattaccttgctgttggtttctctccacctgtggatgtctaccatggtatcgtactgcggcgttatttcgcctcttcaaaactttcgcaccatggtatacatttaaacctatagtatcgcggggttctggttcttctactaataatcccccccgacttatatccacaccgagatattcaccaatcaaagtaataaaaataccacctcctattatgctatgcggtcgcatcccccgaaccatagctgataaataataacccacacaatatggtatacttacagcgctttgtgggtctcgaatacacatatggtaaaacaaatcctgttcatttactttttccttgtttttacccctttgtgtaatcgaattagctaaaaacctatgaatcactcttaattcggctctatctatatccaagtaagagtaatttccccctttgaaacggtgatggcttgtcatttgactccacacatcgtgtgtatcaaaattttcatctatctttctaccgtttagtatcaaccctctacaatcggcagatgctaactcctcaggcgtatatatacgtaaagcctgagccatgtccagtaaagacatgtggcgcatcgaaccgcctaacaaaaatctaataaaagaacgatcggttaaactagctacccgatcattcaactctatactacacaacaattcctcacaccatactttatatacaggtctacgcatggtgaataaacgtacccagtcattaaaagtagaagtaccatacctctgtacaagtaattccctaattggcccggccaattctacagcttctaagggtccccattctatgaccctcggtacctcaacaaccttagaatgaagagtatgcaaacccctttgatattttggataatctatccaaagtctgtcaaatctcaggttcgggtgcaactcttccaagtgcatatcggaaaaggtcatgactggatgaggtatatcctgcttgtagtagttatccacctcctgttgttccacattctcagcaggagcattgcgggcttgggatgaagattcacccctttcagtctgcaaaacacatcaaacacaaattttgtgcatacaaatatgcattagtgtcagcaaaatcatcaatcaaaataattacaatgacattatcaatttatatcaaacttaagctcattttcatattttcatcaaatctacactttttcaaataagcatatacgaaaatgtttgccaagttcataagcatttaactcaaataacatgtcaaaataatcattactagcaattaaacaagtctcaaatggcattatctttcaaaaatcaagttcatgaattttagacttgaaaaagtccactttaattctcaaaatcatgtttaggctcaaagtttggatcatttaactacctagacatgttacactactcaatttagcaacaattcatgacaaaaatcggccataacctgtttatatcaaaaagccccaaatttgctcaagaacacaaaccctagattactcaaaatttgaagtttaagacttctaatcatgttaaacagcatcaatctaggttatacaagcataatacataaacaatttaagcataattacactaaaaagcatcaaaatcaaattggggaaaaaatggctcaagaacactaatttcggattaaatggtgtttaggtgtagaaatttaccgtttttcttgagtaattcctagatagcatccttctcaacatgattttagcaaaagatttgatgattaacggttaaaaattgtgattttggggtgtatttttcgggtttttcgcgcaggttttcgcagtgttttcttttttttctgtgttgggactgatcagttcgggtgtttatatttttttctgatttttcgacccctccgcgactcgcggtgaataacccttcaaactccgcgagtcgcggagtttgatatatatatatatatattttttataatcaataacttataaaacaattaagtacttaattttaaaattttgtttcctttgttatttaggacgaggtcgtttcggatcgatgtcctagtccgtccttcgacaaaattttaaaatttgtctttttgtagcgattgttttaaaagctaagatttttgggttttttcaatgtttttggcatactttaattcaataagattaaaaataatgataataaaagtcctcgtccctccctcgggtaaagcaatttcggttcaaagacctagtcttcaacttacgacgaattttaaaaatcatatttttaacttaatgagataaagtaaatttttgtttttaaattcacacaacttaaatataaaattcaaaattaatattaaaaattcacaccaaacttaaaatttgaaatgcataaaattaaaaatttatattttaaaaattaaaaattcacaccaaacttaatttaaaaattcatattataaattcataccaaacttatattaatttttcaaatatttacaattttaaatatattgtttttacaaagtttacaatattaatttaagatttaaatattaattttaaaaacatggtaaaaataaaattaaaaatctttttggctttttatcccactttagtcaatcaaatattatcaaaaatatgcgcccctcttttcggtaaagtaatttcggttccaagacctaatttaactcatgacgaatttttgaaatattttgggttgattgattaaagatatttataccttaagaataaacgttaaatttcgcagtgatgtaataaatttttgaatgatatcaataatttcggtcgccaaacctaattttattcaatactaatttaatactttttagcgaacaaattagcgtttattatcaaaaggttaaaaataaaaataaaaataaaaactgtacagacatacctgtgaaatagatttcttagttatatgatctatcacattcataagatagtcggtttaattggttttccatggctacataggcgtaacctcgagcattcagtgtcttttcttctaaacatatgaacggtccgtctctgcataaagtaacaaattcggtatttgaataggtttgattatttgaacatttacctccatgtgaccattttccgcatttgtgacatctttctaagtgtcgtgctcttcttttcgctgcggattttgattttcctttaccaaattgtaacttattatcttcgcatctggattcttttctaactccgtccattctttctctgattactgatactatttcactcggtagtatgtcattatttcttttagtgatcaaagcgtgtagcattagaccatggtttagttcacaggcagtcttcattttgtaaaaacctaaaaaaaataaaaattcagaatggggggagaagactagttctttagggtctgctagggaaagaccattcgggttccattttcgagaactacacgaaaacagacaatctaactctaacagaaatacatattatcctttaaagacttgattctccccacacttagttagctgtggtgtcgaaattgtgattaacttcgttgtcgacttccatcggaccatgtatgtaatgtttaactctgtgaccattaactttaaattcaatcccatttgaatttattaattctatcgttccgtatgggaaaactcttttgactataaatggtccagaccatcttgatttcaattttccaggaaatagcttgaatcgtgaattgaaaagaagaactctgtctccttctttaaattcttttgaacttctgattcttttatcatgccatttcttcgttctttctttatagattaacgaattttcgtatgcttcatgtcttaattcttctaattcatttagttgacttaatcgtagacgtccggcttcatgtaaatcaagattacatgtcttcaaagcccaaaatgctttgtgttcaatttctactggaagatgacatgcttttccataaacaagtctaaaaggtgtggttccaattggagttttgtaggctgttctaaaagcccagagtgcatcctccaatttaatggaccattccttcggatttgatcctacggttttctctagaatacgttttaaagctcggttggtattttcaacttgtccacttgtttgtggatgatatgcggtggagattttatgagttactccatatcttttaagaactttctcaagttgattattacagaaatgagtaccccgatcacttattaaagctttcggtgttccaaaccttgcaaaaagacgttttaaaaagttgactacaactcgtgcatcgttagttgggagagcttgtgcttccgcccatttagatacataatcaatggctacgagtatatatagattattatgagattttggaaatggacccataaagtcaataccccaaatgtcaaatacttcacatacttggatgatattttgtggcatttcatcacgttgacttattttttcggccctttgacatgcatcacaggatttgcaaagaaggtgtgcgtctttgtaaattgttggccaatagaatccagcatcataaacttttcttgctgttagttgaggcccataatgccctcctgttggtcctgtgtgacaatggtttaatattttactagcttcatctccaaatacacatcggcgtattattccatcgggacaacttttaaacagatgtggatcttcccaaaaatagtgttttatatcactgaagaatttctttcgtctttggtacgataatcctttttcaaggaatccacaaactaagtagtttgcatagtctgcaaaccatgggatttctttataatctatcttcaatagatattcatcaggaaagttgtcttgtatggccgattcatttagaacttctaactcaggattttcaagatgagaaagatgatcagcggcgagattttctgctcctcttttatctcggatttcaatatcaaactcttgtaagagtaagatccaacggattaatcttggtttagcatcttgttttgaaaataagtatctaagagcagaatggtcggtatagaccaccgtttttgctagaacgagatatgatcgaaatttgtcaaaagcaaagacaatagcaaggagttctttttcagtagttgtatagttcgtttgtgctctttgtaatgtcttactagcataatatataggttgaaatcgtttttcaatcctttgtcctaaaacggctcccattgcaaaatcacttgcatcgcacattagttcaaatggtagattccaatttggtgttatcatgatcggcgcattagtgagtttctctttaagaatattaaaagatttgatacactcatctgaaaagatgaatggcgcatccttttctaggagtttattcataggagtggcaattttagaaaaatcttttatgaaacgtcggtaaaaaccggcatgccctaaaaaactcctaactcctctaacattggtgggatgtggaagtttagcaattacatctactttagctctatccacttcaattccttcttttg
This genomic interval carries:
- the LOC139900303 gene encoding uncharacterized protein; its protein translation is MSVGGSSTSSTGQKQKNHPPLEARAFQMSVDTATETNDAITSIFLINSSPASVLFDCGVNRSFMSVTLCDKLKLPINVLSEPLRIKVGDGRIVPVTTSVSGVTIEIDGNEFPVTCLVMPIPSFDVVLGMDWLSRHKASIKCHKKLISFPLTDGTRAVARGKRGGFNCLLISMMKAKKSLAKGCDSFLTYVVDSMKEKKTISEILVVSDFPGVLPDELSGLPPVREVEYKIELLPGSTSVAKSPY